A single window of Candidatus Methylomirabilota bacterium DNA harbors:
- a CDS encoding DUF420 domain-containing protein, whose amino-acid sequence MNERLALSVIGLVSAGVVAALAVLLLGRQPEPGGTIDVSALPPLNAALNATSAVLLTAGYVFIRRRQVAAHLVCMLSAFGVSTLFLATYVIYHYYAGSRPFTGQGWIRPVYFGLLVSHIVLAAVIVPLALTTIYRALTGQFSRHRRIARWTFPVWLYVSVTGVLIYWMLYHP is encoded by the coding sequence ATGAACGAGCGGTTGGCCCTCTCCGTCATCGGCCTGGTGTCGGCCGGGGTGGTGGCGGCGCTCGCCGTGCTGCTGCTGGGTCGGCAGCCGGAGCCGGGAGGGACGATCGATGTGTCCGCGCTGCCCCCGCTGAACGCCGCCCTCAACGCGACGAGCGCGGTGCTGTTGACGGCCGGCTACGTCTTCATCCGCCGCCGCCAGGTGGCGGCGCACCTCGTATGCATGCTGAGCGCGTTCGGCGTGTCCACGCTGTTCCTGGCCACGTACGTCATCTATCACTACTATGCCGGCTCCCGCCCCTTCACCGGTCAGGGCTGGATCCGCCCCGTGTACTTCGGGCTGCTCGTCTCCCACATCGTTCTGGCCGCCGTGATCGTGCCGCTGGCCCTGACGACGATCTACCGGGCGCTCACCGGGCAGTTCTCCCGCCACCGGCGGATCGCGCGCTGGACCTTCCCGGTCTGGCTCTACGTATCGGTGACCGGCGTCCTGATCTACTGGATGCTCTACCACCCTTGA